A stretch of Amycolatopsis balhimycina FH 1894 DNA encodes these proteins:
- a CDS encoding zinc-dependent alcohol dehydrogenase family protein, with product MKALVYDGPGRRSWTEHADPELTAPTDAIVRIDAVTICGTDLHILKGDVPEVERGRILGHEAVGTITETGSAVTTVQAGDKVLVSCISACGRCEYCRQAAYGQCLGGGGWILGHTTDGVQAEYARVPFADTSTYVLPSGVSDESALMLADIVPTSYEVGVRNGGVKPGDTVVIVGAGPIGLAAITNAQLFAPSTIIVVDKEPARLDAAKSFGADVLVRPGEAAAAVAEASGGLGADVAIEAVGVPETFELCTRLVKPGGHVANVGVHGAPATLHLEELWIKNVTITTGLVDTSSTPMLLRMLAAGRLDTSRFITHRFGLDEMDEAYDVFAQPQDSNALKVALFRS from the coding sequence ATGAAGGCACTCGTGTACGACGGCCCCGGCCGGCGCAGCTGGACCGAGCACGCCGACCCCGAGCTCACCGCACCGACGGACGCCATCGTCCGGATCGACGCGGTCACCATCTGCGGCACCGACCTGCACATCCTCAAGGGCGACGTGCCCGAGGTCGAGCGCGGCCGGATCCTGGGTCACGAAGCGGTCGGCACGATCACCGAGACCGGCTCCGCGGTGACCACCGTCCAGGCCGGCGACAAGGTGCTGGTCTCCTGCATCTCCGCGTGCGGGCGCTGCGAGTACTGCCGGCAGGCCGCCTACGGCCAGTGCCTCGGCGGTGGGGGCTGGATACTCGGGCACACGACCGACGGCGTCCAGGCCGAGTACGCGCGCGTCCCGTTCGCCGACACCTCGACGTACGTGCTGCCGTCCGGGGTGAGCGACGAGTCGGCGCTGATGCTCGCCGACATCGTCCCGACGTCCTACGAAGTCGGCGTCCGCAACGGCGGCGTCAAGCCGGGCGACACGGTGGTGATCGTCGGGGCCGGGCCGATCGGGCTGGCCGCGATCACCAACGCCCAGCTGTTCGCCCCGAGCACGATCATCGTGGTGGACAAGGAACCGGCCCGCCTCGACGCGGCGAAGTCGTTCGGTGCGGATGTGCTGGTCAGGCCTGGCGAGGCGGCGGCCGCGGTGGCCGAGGCCAGTGGCGGGTTGGGCGCAGACGTCGCGATCGAGGCGGTCGGCGTCCCGGAGACGTTCGAGCTGTGCACGCGGCTGGTCAAGCCGGGCGGGCACGTGGCGAACGTCGGCGTCCACGGCGCACCCGCGACCCTGCACCTCGAGGAACTGTGGATCAAGAACGTCACCATCACGACCGGCCTGGTCGACACCTCCAGCACCCCGATGCTCCTGCGCATGCTCGCCGCGGGCCGGCTGGACACGAGCCGGTTCATCACGCACCGGTTCGGGCTCGATGAGATGGACGAAGCCTACGACGTCTTCGCCCAGCCCCAGGACAGCAACGCGCTGAAGGTCGCACTGTTCCGCAGCTGA
- a CDS encoding CBS domain-containing protein — MPSRRKVGSVMTTEVTTVGPDTPFKAVALLLATWNISGAPVVDEDDLVLGVVSQGDLLEREAPHGLLKPGSRQAKRKAGAAFVADLMTTPAVTVHAGDDVTVAAKLLEEHHFHRLPVVDDEGKLVGVVSRSDLLRVFLRTDHVIRDEVREEVLLREMAMDPASLYVSVHNGIVTLNGTVERTSMIPVIVALVRRVDGVVEVRQTLQGRFDDRGVSPVPPGPVGILSSHKPRS, encoded by the coding sequence ATGCCCAGCCGCCGCAAAGTGGGTTCGGTCATGACGACCGAAGTCACCACTGTCGGGCCGGACACGCCGTTCAAGGCGGTCGCGCTCCTGCTGGCCACGTGGAACATCAGCGGCGCACCCGTGGTCGACGAGGACGACCTGGTGCTCGGGGTCGTCTCGCAGGGCGATCTGCTCGAGCGCGAGGCCCCGCACGGCCTGCTCAAGCCCGGTTCCCGGCAGGCGAAACGGAAGGCCGGCGCGGCGTTCGTCGCCGACCTGATGACGACGCCGGCGGTCACCGTCCACGCGGGCGACGACGTCACAGTGGCCGCGAAACTGCTGGAGGAGCACCATTTCCACCGCTTGCCGGTGGTCGACGACGAGGGCAAATTGGTCGGCGTGGTGTCCCGTTCGGACCTGCTGCGGGTGTTCCTGCGCACGGACCACGTGATCCGGGACGAGGTCCGGGAGGAGGTGCTGCTGCGGGAGATGGCCATGGATCCCGCGTCTCTGTACGTTTCGGTGCACAACGGCATCGTGACCCTCAACGGCACCGTCGAGCGGACGAGCATGATCCCGGTCATCGTGGCGCTGGTCCGCCGGGTGGATGGAGTCGTTGAGGTGCGGCAGACGCTGCAGGGCCGTTTCGACGATCGAGGTGTGTCCCCGGTTCCGCCGGGGCCGGTCGGGATTCTGAGCTCGCACAAGCCGCGCAGCTGA
- a CDS encoding universal stress protein, protein MTTANQGDIVVGVDHSAVSVAALRWAVFEAAQSGRQVVALRAWSFEPVADLGAAVAGSPETVADRERRQLEDVVGEVRAEHPGVAVRAELAEHSAAVALEEASKTAAMLVLGSHGRGRLLKLLVGSVAEHCLREASCPVVVIPARTVPEPEKEPAAASEPVGSYYPGPLL, encoded by the coding sequence ATGACAACGGCAAACCAAGGCGACATCGTCGTCGGCGTGGACCATTCGGCGGTCAGCGTGGCCGCGCTGCGCTGGGCGGTGTTCGAGGCCGCGCAGAGCGGTCGTCAGGTCGTCGCGCTGCGTGCGTGGTCGTTCGAGCCGGTCGCCGACCTCGGTGCGGCGGTCGCCGGATCGCCGGAGACGGTCGCCGACCGGGAGCGGCGACAGCTCGAAGACGTCGTCGGCGAAGTGCGGGCGGAGCACCCGGGTGTGGCCGTCCGGGCCGAGCTGGCCGAGCACTCGGCCGCGGTGGCACTGGAGGAGGCGTCGAAGACCGCGGCGATGCTGGTGCTCGGCAGCCACGGCCGCGGCCGGCTGCTGAAGCTGCTGGTCGGTTCGGTCGCCGAGCACTGCCTGCGCGAGGCGAGCTGCCCGGTGGTGGTCATCCCGGCGCGGACGGTCCCGGAACCGGAGAAGGAACCGGCGGCGGCGTCGGAACCCGTGGGCAGCTACTACCCCGGACCGCTGCTGTGA
- a CDS encoding Rv1733c family protein: MSTSSNSIARMWRTVLSRRGSVARASDRFQAGLLIFVALLALAALPVSAALGSETFVRQQGESAQQVSERMQVTATLLADGPDITVNSRAGVVGNGRPTDATWTLPDGTRRVGKIVADEGKLKGETLTVWVDRTGSPVDPPLSGAGVVIDAVVLGLGLWLGALALLALAYRLAVFSLDRFRFAQWQHEWFRELDPNTHS, translated from the coding sequence ATGAGCACGTCGTCGAATTCGATCGCGCGGATGTGGCGCACCGTGCTGTCCCGCCGCGGGTCGGTGGCGCGGGCCTCGGACCGGTTCCAAGCGGGCCTGCTGATCTTCGTGGCGCTGCTCGCGCTCGCCGCGCTGCCGGTCTCCGCCGCCCTCGGTTCGGAAACCTTCGTGCGGCAGCAAGGAGAGTCGGCGCAGCAGGTCAGCGAGCGCATGCAGGTGACCGCCACCCTGCTCGCCGACGGGCCGGACATCACGGTCAACTCGCGCGCCGGTGTCGTCGGAAACGGCCGGCCCACCGACGCAACCTGGACGCTCCCCGACGGGACGCGCCGGGTCGGCAAGATCGTGGCCGACGAGGGCAAGCTCAAGGGCGAAACGCTGACCGTCTGGGTGGATCGCACCGGCAGCCCGGTGGATCCCCCGCTCAGCGGCGCGGGTGTCGTCATCGACGCCGTGGTCCTCGGGCTCGGTCTCTGGCTGGGCGCACTGGCGCTGCTCGCCCTCGCCTACCGGCTGGCCGTGTTCTCCCTCGACCGCTTCCGGTTCGCCCAGTGGCAGCACGAGTGGTTCCGCGAGCTGGACCCGAACACCCATTCTTGA
- a CDS encoding CBS domain-containing protein: protein MRAREIMTIPTFALTPSATLEEAAEMMTGHGFTTMPVIDGDGRLLGLLSEADILRAPVPAGDPDTGVMLGGGPRTAGSVMREHGLAVPGDLDVREVASLMTDADVRSAPVVDGGHVVGMVTFQDVLRALTGSRRS, encoded by the coding sequence ATGCGCGCCCGCGAAATCATGACCATCCCGACCTTCGCGTTGACACCGTCCGCGACGCTCGAAGAAGCAGCTGAGATGATGACCGGCCACGGTTTCACGACGATGCCGGTGATCGACGGCGACGGGCGGCTGCTCGGCCTGCTGTCCGAAGCGGACATCCTGCGGGCCCCGGTCCCGGCCGGCGATCCCGACACCGGCGTGATGCTCGGCGGTGGGCCGCGCACGGCCGGTTCGGTGATGCGCGAGCACGGCTTGGCCGTGCCGGGCGACCTCGACGTACGTGAGGTGGCCAGCCTGATGACCGACGCCGACGTGCGCTCGGCGCCGGTCGTCGACGGCGGGCACGTCGTCGGCATGGTGACCTTCCAGGACGTGCTGCGCGCGCTCACCGGCAGCCGGCGGAGCTGA
- a CDS encoding Acg family FMN-binding oxidoreductase — protein MSRPLPTVFDQALASAVRAPSPHNTQPWRFVVEHEVIEVWLDRDRVLDIADPLGREARLACGAAAFNLVICLRANGLAAIVRMLPDPAEPDLVAVIRLDGNQKATAAERKLAEAVFRRHTNRRPMLDKEVPSAARTALKSAALQEGGQIEYLNVSGRYSTVASLVRQAETLQSDDPAFRAEAAFWTHREPGSPDGVPRVAAGPPPYGPGVVTLRASHENENLPPREYEQEPLLGVVLTRDRGPHAEVRAGMAMQRVLLTATVEGLATSFLSQPFETPRTREALGRIFAGLGQPHTLLRIGYGSPTRLTARRPIEDVLTHRAGRDVPAS, from the coding sequence ATGAGCCGACCACTGCCCACTGTGTTCGACCAAGCCCTCGCCTCGGCCGTGCGCGCGCCCTCACCGCACAACACCCAGCCCTGGCGGTTCGTCGTCGAGCACGAGGTGATCGAGGTCTGGCTGGACCGCGATCGCGTCCTGGACATCGCCGACCCGCTCGGGCGCGAAGCCCGGCTCGCCTGCGGTGCGGCCGCGTTCAACCTCGTCATCTGCCTGCGGGCCAACGGGCTCGCCGCGATCGTCCGGATGCTGCCGGACCCGGCCGAGCCGGACCTGGTCGCGGTGATCCGGCTCGACGGCAACCAGAAGGCCACCGCGGCGGAGCGCAAGCTCGCCGAAGCCGTCTTCCGCCGGCACACCAACCGCCGTCCGATGCTGGACAAGGAGGTGCCGTCCGCGGCGCGGACCGCGCTGAAGTCCGCGGCGCTGCAGGAAGGTGGGCAGATCGAGTACCTCAACGTGTCCGGCCGGTACAGCACGGTGGCGTCGCTGGTCCGGCAGGCAGAGACGCTGCAGTCCGACGATCCGGCCTTCCGGGCGGAAGCGGCGTTCTGGACCCACCGGGAGCCCGGCAGCCCCGACGGTGTGCCGCGGGTCGCGGCCGGGCCGCCCCCGTACGGGCCGGGAGTCGTGACGTTGCGCGCGTCGCACGAAAACGAGAACCTGCCGCCGCGCGAATACGAGCAGGAACCCCTGCTCGGCGTGGTCCTGACCCGGGACCGGGGGCCGCACGCGGAGGTCCGGGCCGGGATGGCGATGCAGCGGGTGCTGCTGACCGCGACCGTCGAAGGCCTGGCGACGTCCTTCCTGTCCCAGCCGTTCGAAACCCCGCGGACGCGGGAGGCGCTCGGCCGGATCTTCGCCGGGCTGGGTCAGCCGCACACGCTGCTGCGCATCGGCTACGGCTCGCCGACCCGGCTCACGGCCCGCCGCCCGATCGAGGACGTGCTGACCCACCGCGCCGGACGGGACGTGCCGGCGAGCTGA
- a CDS encoding DinB family protein, with the protein MDRRAVHEQWERDRATLHELVAAVTAADLRRRSAGTRWTNGQLVFHLVFGYQIVRALLVLVRLFGRLPDSVSRRFAAALNAATPPFHVINYLGSCGGGLLGPERAAAWLDHIIASLHRSLDRATEADLARGMHYPTRWDPFFRPTMTMADVYRYPSLHFAFHRQQLTLDR; encoded by the coding sequence ATGGACCGGCGAGCAGTACATGAGCAGTGGGAACGCGACCGCGCCACCCTCCACGAACTGGTGGCCGCCGTGACGGCCGCCGATCTCCGCCGGCGGTCGGCCGGCACCCGGTGGACCAACGGGCAGCTGGTGTTCCACCTCGTGTTCGGCTACCAGATCGTGCGTGCCCTGCTGGTGCTGGTCCGCCTCTTCGGCCGGTTACCCGACTCCGTCAGCCGCCGGTTCGCCGCCGCGCTGAACGCGGCCACTCCCCCCTTCCACGTCATCAACTACCTCGGGTCCTGCGGTGGCGGACTGCTCGGCCCCGAGCGCGCGGCCGCCTGGCTGGACCACATCATCGCGTCATTGCACCGCAGCCTGGACCGGGCCACCGAGGCCGACCTCGCCCGCGGAATGCACTACCCGACGCGGTGGGATCCCTTCTTCCGGCCCACCATGACGATGGCCGACGTCTACCGCTACCCGAGCCTCCACTTCGCGTTCCACCGGCAGCAGCTCACCCTCGACCGGTAG
- a CDS encoding MBL fold metallo-hydrolase RNA specificity domain-containing protein: MNRGGSVLVPAAAVGAEGLLTMVDELMAAGEIPKLPVVLDSPAGLSAVEVHQRAERERRPELHRGGRVGVPAGLVEQVSDRPSIVVAGLATADSGRVLRHLAEMLPDPRNGVVLLGPPAPGTRAAQLASGTRQLKVRGRYVPVRAEVTALGSTGEFAGPAETLDWATATRPPETAFVIEGEAVASEAFAKTLHAEAGWCAVVPEDGERAVLSATGRG; encoded by the coding sequence GTGAACCGGGGCGGCAGTGTCCTCGTCCCGGCGGCCGCGGTCGGTGCCGAAGGGCTGCTGACGATGGTGGACGAGCTGATGGCCGCGGGGGAGATCCCGAAGCTGCCGGTGGTGCTGGACAGTCCCGCCGGGCTCTCGGCCGTCGAAGTCCACCAGCGCGCCGAGCGAGAGCGCCGGCCCGAGCTGCATCGTGGCGGGCGCGTCGGCGTTCCCGCCGGGCTGGTCGAGCAGGTGTCCGATCGGCCGTCGATCGTCGTGGCCGGCTTGGCGACGGCGGACTCCGGCCGCGTGCTGCGGCACCTAGCCGAGATGCTGCCGGACCCCCGCAACGGGGTGGTCCTGCTAGGGCCGCCGGCCCCGGGAACCCGCGCCGCACAGCTCGCGAGCGGAACCCGCCAGCTGAAGGTTCGTGGCCGGTACGTGCCGGTCCGGGCGGAGGTGACGGCGCTGGGCAGCACCGGCGAATTCGCGGGACCGGCGGAGACGCTCGATTGGGCGACGGCGACACGGCCACCCGAGACGGCTTTCGTCATCGAAGGGGAGGCGGTCGCTTCAGAAGCGTTCGCGAAGACCTTGCACGCCGAAGCCGGTTGGTGCGCGGTGGTCCCGGAGGACGGGGAGCGTGCTGTGCTGAGCGCTACCGGTCGAGGGTGA
- a CDS encoding ABC transporter permease produces MSSLTGTGALVRLALRRDRIRLPVWTAVFTAVAASSAAATAAIYPAAGDQRGAAGSINSVPALVALYGPVYEPTLGATSVFKLTAFGAALIALLMIFTAVRHTRAEEEAGRRELLGSAVVGRFAGLAAAVVVTTVSSLVIGLFSGAGLAAAGLPVAGSLAFGLGWAGSGLVFGGLAAVTAQLTKSARAASGLAVVALLGAYFLRAVGDSAGPRWLSWVSPIGWTQQVRPFAGDVWWVLALPLLVAVALVVVAVAAVRARDLDAGLLLDRAGPAHAGRSLTGAWGLVWRLNRANLGAWLAGYVLLGLVLGGLAGNVGKMLDSAGARALIAALGGEQAMEDAFLAAEFSMAAVITSAYAITVLVRFRSEERALRVEPLLATALDRRRLMAGYLLLAAGAPVVLLTSLGLTAGLAYGVRLGTPGTEVARLAGAGLAQLPAVWVLAGIAAALFGFLARAVAFAWVALTTFLLLGEFGTLLKLDRWVLDLSPFTHSPKLPGAAVQAAPLLWLTALGAVLGAAGVARFRRRDVAG; encoded by the coding sequence ATGAGCTCCCTCACCGGCACCGGCGCGCTGGTCCGGCTGGCTTTGCGTCGGGACCGGATCCGGCTGCCGGTGTGGACCGCGGTGTTCACCGCCGTGGCAGCGTCGTCGGCCGCGGCGACGGCGGCGATCTACCCGGCCGCCGGGGACCAGCGGGGCGCGGCCGGCAGCATCAACTCGGTTCCGGCCCTGGTGGCGCTCTACGGCCCGGTGTACGAACCAACCCTCGGCGCGACGTCCGTCTTCAAGCTGACCGCGTTCGGCGCAGCCCTGATCGCGCTGCTGATGATCTTCACCGCGGTCCGGCACACCCGGGCGGAGGAGGAAGCCGGGCGGCGGGAACTGCTCGGGTCCGCCGTGGTCGGACGCTTCGCCGGGTTGGCGGCGGCAGTGGTCGTGACGACCGTGTCGAGCCTGGTCATCGGACTCTTCAGCGGCGCCGGGCTCGCGGCGGCGGGGTTGCCGGTGGCCGGATCGCTGGCCTTCGGCCTCGGCTGGGCGGGCTCCGGGCTCGTCTTCGGCGGGCTCGCCGCGGTGACCGCCCAGCTGACCAAGAGCGCGCGAGCGGCGTCGGGGCTCGCCGTCGTCGCGCTGCTCGGCGCATACTTCCTGCGTGCGGTGGGCGACTCCGCCGGCCCGCGCTGGTTGTCCTGGGTGTCGCCGATCGGGTGGACCCAGCAGGTCCGGCCCTTCGCCGGCGACGTCTGGTGGGTCTTGGCCCTCCCGTTGCTCGTCGCGGTCGCGCTGGTCGTGGTGGCCGTCGCGGCGGTCAGGGCCCGCGACCTCGACGCCGGGCTGCTGCTGGACCGGGCGGGCCCGGCTCACGCCGGTCGCTCGCTGACCGGCGCGTGGGGCCTGGTGTGGCGCCTCAACCGGGCGAACCTCGGTGCCTGGCTCGCCGGGTACGTCCTGCTGGGACTGGTCCTGGGCGGCCTCGCGGGCAACGTCGGGAAGATGCTCGACAGCGCGGGTGCCCGGGCGCTGATCGCCGCTCTCGGCGGCGAGCAGGCCATGGAGGACGCTTTCCTCGCGGCCGAGTTCTCGATGGCGGCCGTCATCACCTCGGCGTACGCGATCACCGTCCTGGTCCGCTTCCGGAGCGAAGAGCGGGCGCTGCGCGTCGAACCGCTGCTGGCCACCGCGCTCGACCGCCGCCGCCTGATGGCGGGATATCTGCTGCTCGCTGCGGGGGCACCCGTCGTGCTGTTGACGTCCTTGGGCCTCACGGCCGGGCTGGCGTACGGGGTCCGCCTCGGCACGCCCGGCACCGAAGTCGCCCGGTTGGCCGGCGCGGGACTGGCCCAGCTGCCCGCCGTCTGGGTGCTCGCCGGGATCGCGGCGGCACTGTTCGGCTTCCTGGCGCGGGCGGTCGCGTTCGCCTGGGTCGCGCTGACGACGTTCCTGCTGCTCGGCGAGTTCGGCACGTTGCTGAAACTGGACCGGTGGGTGCTGGACCTCTCGCCGTTCACCCACTCGCCGAAGTTGCCGGGCGCAGCCGTCCAGGCCGCCCCGCTGCTCTGGCTCACCGCACTGGGCGCGGTGCTGGGCGCGGCGGGCGTGGCGAGGTTCCGGCGGCGTGACGTCGCCGGCTGA
- a CDS encoding ABC transporter ATP-binding protein — MSAAIEIRDLRKTFGHTKALDGLDLTVRTGEVHGFLGPNGAGKTTTLRLLLGLLRADSGELGLLGGDPWRDAVSLHRRLAYVPGEVSLWPNLTGGEVIDLLGRLRGGLDPKRRKRYLDLFELDPRTKGRAYSKGNRQKVAVVAALASDVELLLLDEPTSGLDPLMEQIFRECVREERERGRTILLSSHILSEAEALCDRVSIIRAGRLVDSGSLDELRHLGRTTITARLSGTVDGLARLPGVHDCTTEGDRVRLTVDNAELATVLGLLSRHGVRSLTSNPPTLEELFLWHYRTEDVRTAVPA, encoded by the coding sequence ATGAGCGCCGCGATCGAGATCCGGGACCTCCGGAAGACCTTCGGGCACACCAAGGCGCTTGACGGGCTCGACCTGACCGTCCGCACCGGTGAGGTGCACGGTTTCCTCGGGCCGAACGGCGCCGGTAAGACGACCACCCTGCGACTGCTGCTGGGCCTGCTGCGCGCCGACTCCGGCGAGCTGGGGCTGCTCGGCGGCGACCCGTGGCGCGACGCGGTGTCGCTGCACCGGCGGCTGGCCTATGTCCCCGGTGAGGTCTCGCTGTGGCCGAACCTCACCGGCGGCGAGGTCATCGACCTGCTCGGCCGCCTGCGCGGTGGCCTGGATCCGAAGCGCCGCAAGCGGTACCTCGACCTGTTCGAGCTGGACCCACGCACTAAGGGCCGGGCGTACTCGAAGGGCAACCGGCAGAAGGTCGCCGTGGTCGCCGCACTGGCCTCGGACGTAGAACTGCTGCTGCTCGACGAGCCCACCAGCGGGCTCGACCCGTTGATGGAGCAGATCTTCCGCGAGTGCGTCCGCGAGGAACGCGAGCGGGGCCGCACCATCCTGCTGTCCAGCCACATCCTGTCCGAGGCCGAGGCCCTCTGCGACCGGGTCAGCATCATCCGAGCCGGCCGCCTGGTCGACTCCGGCAGCCTCGACGAGCTGCGCCACCTCGGCCGGACCACGATCACCGCACGGCTGTCCGGCACTGTGGACGGCCTCGCCCGCTTACCGGGGGTGCACGACTGCACGACCGAAGGCGACCGCGTGCGGCTGACCGTCGACAACGCCGAACTGGCCACGGTGCTGGGCCTGCTGAGCCGGCACGGGGTCCGGAGCCTGACCAGCAACCCGCCGACGCTGGAGGAGCTGTTCCTGTGGCACTACCGCACCGAAGACGTCCGGACGGCGGTGCCGGCATGA
- the ppsA gene encoding phosphoenolpyruvate synthase, translated as MTYVRDLAEIRLVDDETVGGKGANLGELISAGFPVPGGFVISRDGYWAALEHAGVRTELADLHAKALVNVDDTAALAEACDEMRDLVRRAGLTGELHTEITEAYRGLGGSTPVAIRSSATGEDGAEASFAGMNATYTNIWGDHAVAEHVVDCWTSLFSPRVVSYRASRGFTGEPAIAVVVQRMIQSERSGVIFTADPRTGDRDRIVVEAVFGQGEAIVSGAVEPDTYVIGKKDLLIHSVRIGRQTHKIVADASGGDVTIELPEPAGGRRVLSETAVLELARMASRVEEHYGVPQDIEFAIADNEISLVQSRPITTLPPVTPVTTEALVNGLGASPGEGSGAVRVLHDPVEAKHLRDGEVLVAPMTNPDWVPAMRRASAVVTDGGGMTCHAAVVARELGVPAVVGTGDATRVLADRSLVTVDGTKGEVRPGVVKKAPARTEAVAAPVAPEAIGTKLYVNLAMPEHAEEVAAQAVDGVGLLRAEFLLTEALDGRHPRDLLAKGEERSFVDKMTESLLKITRPFGTRPVVYRATDLRTNEFRGLAGGEEFEPVESNPMIGYRGCYRYVRERDLFALELETLARVREQTPNLHLMIPFVRTKWELEECLELVDASPLGRQRGLRRWVMAEVPSVVHWLPEYAGMGIDGVSIGSNDLTQLVLGVDRDSAVCAELFDEADPAVLDAIEKIVRIARHRNITSSLCGQAPSTKPGFAEHLVRFGITSISVNPDVLVPARAAIASAERRILLESTR; from the coding sequence ATGACGTACGTACGCGACCTGGCCGAAATCCGGCTCGTCGACGATGAAACCGTGGGCGGGAAGGGCGCCAACCTCGGCGAGCTGATTTCCGCCGGCTTCCCCGTTCCCGGCGGATTCGTGATCTCCCGTGACGGCTACTGGGCCGCGCTGGAGCACGCGGGGGTCCGTACGGAGCTGGCCGACCTGCACGCCAAGGCACTGGTCAACGTGGACGACACCGCGGCACTGGCCGAGGCGTGCGACGAGATGCGCGACCTCGTCCGGCGCGCCGGGCTGACCGGCGAGCTGCACACCGAGATCACCGAGGCGTACCGCGGGCTGGGTGGGTCGACGCCGGTGGCGATCCGGTCGTCGGCCACCGGGGAGGACGGCGCGGAAGCGTCCTTCGCCGGGATGAACGCCACCTACACCAACATCTGGGGTGACCACGCGGTCGCCGAGCACGTCGTCGACTGCTGGACGTCGCTCTTCAGCCCGCGTGTCGTGAGCTACCGGGCAAGCCGTGGGTTCACCGGCGAGCCCGCGATCGCCGTCGTCGTCCAGCGCATGATCCAGTCGGAACGGTCCGGCGTGATCTTCACCGCCGATCCGCGGACCGGCGACCGCGATCGCATCGTCGTCGAAGCCGTCTTCGGCCAGGGGGAGGCAATCGTCAGCGGGGCCGTCGAGCCCGACACCTACGTCATCGGCAAGAAGGACCTGCTCATCCACTCGGTCCGGATCGGCAGGCAGACCCACAAGATCGTGGCCGACGCCAGTGGCGGCGACGTCACCATCGAGCTCCCCGAGCCCGCCGGCGGCCGCCGGGTCTTGAGCGAAACCGCGGTGCTCGAGCTGGCCCGGATGGCCTCTCGGGTCGAGGAGCACTACGGCGTGCCGCAGGACATCGAGTTCGCGATCGCCGACAACGAGATCTCCCTGGTGCAGTCCCGGCCGATCACGACGCTGCCGCCGGTCACGCCGGTGACGACCGAGGCACTGGTGAACGGGCTCGGAGCGTCGCCGGGTGAGGGCAGCGGCGCGGTCCGCGTGCTGCACGACCCCGTCGAGGCGAAGCACCTCCGCGACGGCGAGGTCCTGGTCGCGCCGATGACCAACCCGGACTGGGTGCCGGCGATGCGCCGGGCGTCCGCGGTCGTCACCGACGGTGGCGGGATGACCTGCCACGCGGCCGTGGTCGCCCGCGAGCTGGGCGTGCCGGCCGTGGTCGGCACCGGCGACGCCACCCGCGTCCTGGCCGACCGCAGCCTGGTCACCGTCGACGGCACCAAGGGCGAGGTCCGGCCGGGCGTGGTCAAGAAGGCGCCGGCCCGCACCGAGGCGGTCGCTGCGCCCGTGGCGCCGGAAGCCATCGGCACCAAGCTGTACGTCAACCTCGCCATGCCTGAGCACGCCGAAGAGGTCGCCGCGCAGGCGGTGGACGGCGTCGGCCTGCTTCGTGCGGAGTTCCTGCTCACCGAGGCCCTCGACGGCCGCCACCCACGCGACCTGCTCGCCAAGGGCGAAGAACGGTCCTTCGTGGACAAGATGACCGAGTCGCTCCTCAAGATCACGCGTCCGTTCGGTACTCGTCCGGTCGTCTACCGCGCGACCGACCTGCGGACGAACGAGTTCCGCGGCCTGGCCGGCGGGGAAGAGTTCGAGCCGGTCGAGAGCAACCCGATGATCGGCTACCGGGGCTGCTACCGGTACGTGCGCGAGCGCGACCTGTTCGCCCTCGAGCTGGAGACACTGGCGCGAGTGCGGGAGCAGACGCCGAACCTGCACCTGATGATCCCGTTCGTGCGGACGAAGTGGGAGCTGGAGGAGTGCCTGGAGCTGGTCGACGCGAGCCCGCTCGGCCGGCAGCGCGGCCTGCGCCGCTGGGTGATGGCCGAAGTGCCCTCGGTCGTGCACTGGCTGCCCGAATACGCGGGCATGGGGATCGACGGCGTGTCCATCGGCAGCAACGACCTCACCCAGCTGGTCCTGGGCGTCGACCGCGACTCGGCCGTGTGCGCCGAGCTGTTCGACGAAGCCGACCCCGCCGTGCTCGACGCGATCGAGAAGATCGTCCGCATCGCCCGGCACCGCAATATCACCTCTTCGCTGTGCGGCCAGGCGCCCTCGACCAAGCCCGGCTTCGCTGAGCACCTGGTGCGCTTCGGCATCACGTCGATCTCGGTCAACCCCGACGTCCTCGTCCCGGCCCGTGCGGCCATCGCCTCGGCAGAGCGCCGGATCCTCTTGGAGAGCACGCGATGA